CCAGGCGGTCGTTTTTGACGCGGCGTGCGGTTACGGAGGTCTTCTTGCCCGAGGCGCGGGTGATCGGGGCTGAGCCGGCGTAGGCCTTCAGTGCTCTGGCGTCGGCGAAGCGGTCGTGGTCGTCGCCGAGCTCGGCCAGTACTCGGGCTCCGAGTAGGGGTCCGAGGCCGGGGAAGCTGGCGATCACCTCGGCGTCAGCGTGGGTTTGGAAGGCGCCGGCGGCGGCCTGTTCGAGCTGGTCGGCGCTGGCGCAGGCCGCGTCGAGTTGCCGTAGCAGGGCCAGGGTGCGCTGGCTCATGGCCTGCTCGACCAGTGGTGCCAGGCGCATCTGCGGGCTGTGCAGTGCGCTCAGGATCCGGGCGGCTTCCTTGTCCAGCCCACGCTGGCGGCCGGCCTTGCGCAGCAGGGTCCGCAGCCGGCCCACGGTCAGCCTTGCCGCGACCTCCGGAGTCGCAACTGCGGCCAGCACGGCACGGGCGACTGGCCCGGTGAACTTGGCCGGATCATCGAACGCCGCGAGGAACGCTGGGAAGTACTCCCGCAGGTGGGAGCGCAGCTTGTTGCCGGCTTGGGTGCGGTCCCAGACGGCGTCTTGCTGAGCGCGGGCCAAGACCGCGATGGCCTGGGCGAGTTCGCTGTCGGCCGGCAGCGGCCGGTGCGCTGCGGCATCGGTGCGCAGGATGTTGGCCAGCACGGTGGCATCGAGATGGTCGGACTTCTTGCGGGTGACTGCGGTGCGGTCGCGGTAGCGGGCCGCGGCCATCGGGTTGATCGCGTAGACGCGGCGGCCGGTGGCGCGCAGGCTTGCCACCAGCAGGCCCCGGGAGGTCTCGATCGCGACGGGGATCGGCTTGTCGGCGGTGTCTCCGTGCTCGGCCAGCAGGTCGAGCAGCGTGGTCAGGCCGGTGGCGTCGTCAGGGACGCGGGCCTTGGCCACCAGGGTGCCGTCCTGGTCGATCAGGGCGATGTCGTGGTGGTCGCTGGCCCAGTCGATTCCGCAGTACACGTCGTTGTCGGGCACCAGGGCTCCCCTCATCTGGCTGGTCAGTACGTCCTTGCGCCTGGCAGGCCCGCGCGTGCTCCCTAATGGAAGGACTCTGATGGATCCGGTCCGTCATCCGATTAGCCGTTCGCGGTCCAAGCGATCCGCGCGGGCCTCGGTCTAACCGGGAAGTCGAGGGCTTCCGGCCTGGTCAAGAGGTGACTGCGAAGACGGCGTAGGACAACGAACCAGGTTCCCGGCCGACGGCTGCGTTGACAGCCAGGGGCGGGCAAACCACCCCATCGAGGGGCTGATCGGCCAGCATCGGGCTCAGCTCTAGAATCAGGGATCACCGCCCCGGGGCCTTCACATGAGTCACCGACGCCGGCCGAAGAGCTCCCGCGACGGCCAGTCTCTCGGTGGGACTCGCGGTCCGGGTTGGGGATAGGCATCCGCGGAAGCTCTTACCACCCCATTAGGTTGGGGACGCGGCTGGCTGGTGGTGAGCCGTTCAGCGCGGTGTGTCCGCGGTGGTGATTGTAGGTGTATAGCCAGGCTGGGAAGGCGGCGCGTCGTTCCTGCTCGCTGGTGTAGGGACGGGCGTAGGCCCATTCCTCCAGCATGGTGCGGTTGTAGCGTTCGACTTTGCCGTTGGTTTGAGGCCGGTAGGGCCGGGTTCGCTTGTGGGTGATCCCGGCCTCGGCGAGCACGTCGCGCCAGGGATGGGAGCGGTAGCAAGCGCCGTTGTCGGTCAGGACTCTGTGAACGGTGATGCCGGCGTCGGTGAAGAACTTGTGAGCGCGGGTCCAGAACGCGGGGGCGGTTTCCTTCGTCTCATCGGCCAGGATCTCGGTGTAGGCCAGCCGGGAGTGGTCGTCGACGGCGTTGTGCAGGTAGGCGTAGCCGACGCCCGAGCGGTTCTTGCGCCCGGCGGCGCGGCCGAGCACCTGGTGACCGCCGCCGTCGGGGATGTTCCCGAGCTTCTTGATGTCGACGTGGATCAGGTCGCCGGGAGCGGCGTGCTCGTAGCGGCGGATCACCCTTCCGGTGGCCCGGTCCAGGTGCGCGGCCGGGGCAGCCGGTAGCGGGTCAGGACCCGGTGCACGGTGGCCGGGTTCAGCCCGAGCAGGAACGCGATCCGTGCCGGGCCCCAGCGGCGTAGCACCCGCACCTTGATGATCCGCCGCTCAGTGCGCGTCGGAGTGCGACGCGGGCTGGTGCGAGGCCGGGAGGACCGATCTGCCATCCCGGCCGTCCCCAACTGGCGGTACCGGTCGGCCCAGCGCTTGGCCGTGGTCGGGCTGACCTGGAATCGCTCGGCGGCACGACGCAGGCCCCAGCCGTCGTCGACCACGCAGCGGGCAAGACGCAGACGGCCGGTCTCGGACAACGGTGCATTACGGTGGGGCATAAGGGCCTTTCTGATCGCTGGTGCAGATGTCGCAATCCACACCAAGCCAGAAGGCCCTCACCCATTTCAAGATCACTCAGCCGTGAACCCCGTCACTACCCTGTGGTCAGTACAACTAGTACCCACATGGCTCTGGCGACGCCGGAGGCGAGCGCAGCGGAATCTGTTCTCAGGGCTCTCTCGGTCAACGCCCGGACGGCGGTGGTCGTCTGGCTTGCAGGGACGGTGCGAGAGCCACGTGCGAGGACCATCACGTAGGTGGCCAGCGGCAACAAGCCCTCATAGTACGGAACCTCGACGTTACGACCAATTGGCCAAGTACCTCCGCTGTGTCAGCGAAGGCGGTGGACGGATCTTGATCACGCGAGAGTTCGGATAGGGCGCGATGACGGGCATGAGCGGATACCGCCTGCAGGTTCATCCGCCGGGCCATCCCCAAGCTGAACCGGCGGCAAGCAGAAGCGACCAGCCAAACCCCGCGAACGCGACCGTACTCAGACACGACGAGGGGGAGAACGACACCCACAATGGAAGAACCACTCCCCCGGTGACAGCCACGGCCATCACGGGCAGAAGCCACTTCGGAACAGCGTTGCGGATCACCGTCCAGGAGTACTTTCCCATCACTTGCAGCACGATTGCGACGATCGTTAGGCCGAATAGCGCGAAAGCGGCCTGAATACTCGCGACTGCAATCAAGACCGCCGACTGCGAGCTACGGCTCGTAGCGTCGTTACCCAGGTTGAGTCTCGGCCAGATCCAGACGACGCAGGCCCAGACGGCAAACCCAAGAGGCACCATCCCTACC
This genomic interval from Catenulispora sp. GP43 contains the following:
- a CDS encoding IS110 family transposase, translated to MPDNDVYCGIDWASDHHDIALIDQDGTLVAKARVPDDATGLTTLLDLLAEHGDTADKPIPVAIETSRGLLVASLRATGRRVYAINPMAAARYRDRTAVTRKKSDHLDATVLANILRTDAAAHRPLPADSELAQAIAVLARAQQDAVWDRTQAGNKLRSHLREYFPAFLAAFDDPAKFTGPVARAVLAAVATPEVAARLTVGRLRTLLRKAGRQRGLDKEAARILSALHSPQMRLAPLVEQAMSQRTLALLRQLDAACASADQLEQAAAGAFQTHADAEVIASFPGLGPLLGARVLAELGDDHDRFADARALKAYAGSAPITRASGKKTSVTARRVKNDRLASVGYRWAFCALTTSPGARAHYDRRRQAGERHVAALRNLFNRLLGCLHHCLQHHIPYSEAIAFPTATQDRQGLAA